A genomic window from Dermacentor silvarum isolate Dsil-2018 chromosome 9, BIME_Dsil_1.4, whole genome shotgun sequence includes:
- the LOC125940142 gene encoding THAP domain-containing protein 11-like, with protein MVYCCVPFCKSSGRTSAGISFHEFPVTDVRVLWLKKISRQGEGPGKQPWAPSDRSKVCSLHFKPDDYREGLKSKRLKPDAVPSVFPHYPVYLQEQPKKGRRELKHRLALSPADGPDVDAKRKKMEASVAPCLQPEGQSVQAEIEDCADYNESFEPLSTEEQCCSQPVPLEKFSSPNFLDLQLQDSPKCAQTPTTLLVHSTEKKLMPMCLSQEIPSIFLLPAPEASRKTPSALRRLTRAQGMQTRLSSAKIVTLVKQVKTLKRKCQRLLKKQGRLQEEASSLKQQAKKMDAWMKKSNFTILQV; from the exons ATGGTTTACTGTTGCGTGCCGTTTTGTAAATCGAGCGGACGGACATCTGCTGGCATCTCATTTCACGAGTTTCCTGTCACTGATGTGCGCGTACTTTGGCTGAAGAAGATATCTCGCCAAGGCGAAG GTCCGGGAAAACAGCCATGGGCGCCAAGCGACAGAAGTAAAGTTTGCAGCCTTCATTTTAAGCCTGATGACTATAGGGAAGGCCTTAAATCAAAAAGGCTAAAACCAGATGCTGTGCCATCAGTGTTCCCACACTACCCAGTGTATCTACAGGAGCAGCCCAAGAAGGGGCGAAGAGAATTGAAGCATCGATTAGCTTTGTCACCTGCAGATGGACCTGATGTGGATGCCAAAAGGAAGAA GATGGAAGCTTCTGTAGCTCCCTGCTTGCAACCCGAGGGCCAAAGTGTACAAGCGGAAATCGAGGACTGTGCAGATTACAACGAATCCTTTGAACCTCTATCTACAGAAGAACAATGCTGTTCTCAGCCTGTACCACTGGAAAAATTCAGTAGCCCTAACTTTTTAGATCTACAGCTACAAGACAGCCCCAAATGTGCACAGACACCTACAACACTGTTAGTACACTCCACGGAAAAGAAATTGATGCCAATGTGCCTTTCTCAGGAAATCCCATCCATCTTCTTGTTGCCTGCACCTGAAGCATCACGCAAGACTCCTTCAGCTTTAAGGAGGCTTACCAGGGCACAAGGAATGCAGACGAGACTTTCCTCTGCAAAAATAGTGACGCTGGTGAAGCAAGTAAAGACATTGAAAAGGAAATGCCAAAGACTCCTTAAGAAGCAAGGGAGGCTACAGGAAGAGGCTTCTTCACTGAAGCAACAGGCTAAAAAAATGGATGCATGGATGAAGAAATCAAATTTCACCATTCTCCAGGTATGA